One region of Lactobacillus johnsonii genomic DNA includes:
- a CDS encoding Xaa-Pro dipeptidyl-peptidase has translation MKYNQYGYLKTDFDQMVKELQSINFLPNDWKENSFSGLLATLVENSVAEAKTYGAKEAKLAEFAVSDHKNLKDFLAENPNSISRNQFYNVALQLLGYHVGYDYDLNDPLARMKTNALPYTDQEEIDRNELVKVFYRLLNTRAKNGQTFIDNMAGKGYFTQFYGNNKFMYFNGKSLPVFDMSKVIREVVYVESDLDTDEDGKPDLLQVTVFRPYQSNNFKFPALYTADPYFGGIIANEKRNHNVDVNLEDATKSTSPKYEAMPTAKAQKPASEDQAATEEAVHKAAYSLNEYLLARGFANVYAGAIGTRGSDGLRITGAPEETESAKEIIEWLHGDRIAYTDRTRKHETKASWCNGNIGMTGRSYLGTLQIAIATTGVKGLKTVVSEAAISSWYDYYREHGLVIAPEACQGEDLDMLAETCQSNLWDAGDYLKIKPKYDAMQKRLLEKSDRETGQYSDFWEARNYRHHTDNIKCSWISVHGLNDWNVKPKNVYKIWQKVSKLPIAHKLFLHQGPHYNMNNLLSIDFSDLMNLWFCHELLDIKNNAYKQWEDVMIQDNLQPDIWHEEPTWNNELGKKEIYFPDKSGSLLKDGGEDNYKVSFTDQGGKIFKEAKISEGKWQYDFISGEEKWLDQQLRFVTDEFIHTVTVVGRPKIKMSVSTSLPKGQISVALVDLGTRKRLTPIPKSFNDQIQELGYRFGTEVMKEFVPDKETKAKLITKGHMNVQNYADMKHAEKVEPGKFYNLEFELQPTFYRLPAGARLGLIIYSTDQGMTKRPLEDETYTIDLDKTQLIFHEM, from the coding sequence ATGAAATATAATCAATATGGCTATTTAAAAACAGACTTTGACCAAATGGTTAAAGAACTACAATCTATTAACTTCTTACCTAATGATTGGAAAGAAAATAGTTTTTCGGGCCTTTTAGCAACGCTAGTTGAAAACTCTGTTGCTGAAGCCAAAACTTATGGCGCAAAAGAAGCCAAATTAGCAGAATTTGCAGTTAGTGATCATAAAAATTTAAAAGATTTTCTAGCTGAAAATCCTAATTCAATTTCACGTAACCAATTTTATAATGTTGCCCTGCAATTACTTGGCTATCATGTTGGCTATGACTATGACTTAAATGATCCACTAGCACGAATGAAGACTAATGCCCTTCCTTATACTGATCAAGAAGAAATTGATCGTAATGAATTAGTTAAAGTCTTCTACCGCCTACTTAACACTCGCGCTAAAAATGGCCAAACTTTCATTGATAATATGGCTGGCAAAGGTTACTTCACCCAGTTCTACGGTAATAATAAATTTATGTACTTTAATGGTAAGTCACTCCCAGTTTTTGATATGAGTAAGGTTATTCGTGAAGTGGTTTATGTCGAAAGTGATCTTGATACTGATGAAGATGGTAAACCTGATTTACTTCAAGTCACCGTCTTTCGTCCTTATCAATCAAACAACTTCAAGTTCCCTGCTCTCTATACAGCAGATCCATACTTTGGCGGAATTATTGCTAATGAAAAACGAAACCACAATGTAGATGTCAATCTAGAAGATGCGACTAAGAGTACTTCTCCTAAGTATGAAGCAATGCCTACTGCTAAAGCTCAAAAGCCTGCTAGTGAAGATCAAGCTGCTACAGAAGAAGCAGTACACAAAGCAGCCTATTCTCTAAATGAATATTTATTAGCACGTGGATTTGCCAATGTTTATGCTGGTGCAATTGGAACACGCGGTTCCGACGGTTTAAGAATTACTGGTGCACCAGAAGAAACTGAAAGTGCTAAAGAAATTATTGAATGGCTCCATGGTGACCGTATTGCCTATACTGACAGAACTAGAAAGCATGAAACAAAAGCATCCTGGTGTAATGGGAATATCGGAATGACTGGTCGTTCATACCTTGGTACTCTTCAAATTGCAATTGCTACTACAGGCGTAAAAGGACTTAAAACCGTAGTGTCTGAAGCTGCAATTTCTTCTTGGTATGATTACTACCGCGAGCATGGTTTAGTCATTGCGCCAGAGGCTTGCCAAGGAGAAGACTTAGATATGCTAGCTGAAACTTGTCAGTCTAATCTTTGGGATGCAGGTGACTATCTAAAAATCAAACCTAAATATGATGCAATGCAAAAGCGTCTTTTAGAAAAATCAGACCGTGAAACTGGTCAATATTCTGACTTTTGGGAAGCTAGAAATTATCGTCATCACACTGATAATATTAAATGTTCCTGGATTTCAGTTCATGGTCTTAATGACTGGAATGTTAAGCCTAAGAATGTTTATAAAATTTGGCAAAAAGTTTCTAAATTACCAATCGCACATAAACTATTCTTACACCAAGGTCCTCACTACAACATGAATAACCTTCTTTCCATTGACTTTTCTGACCTAATGAACTTATGGTTCTGTCATGAATTGTTAGACATTAAAAATAATGCTTACAAGCAATGGGAAGATGTAATGATTCAAGATAATTTACAACCTGACATTTGGCATGAAGAACCAACTTGGAATAATGAATTAGGTAAAAAAGAAATTTACTTCCCAGATAAGAGCGGCAGTCTCTTAAAAGATGGCGGAGAAGATAATTATAAAGTTTCATTTACAGACCAAGGTGGAAAAATCTTTAAAGAGGCTAAGATTTCTGAAGGAAAATGGCAGTACGACTTCATTTCTGGAGAAGAAAAATGGCTTGATCAACAATTGCGTTTTGTAACTGATGAATTCATTCATACTGTTACAGTAGTTGGTCGTCCTAAGATTAAAATGAGTGTTTCTACTTCTCTTCCTAAAGGACAAATTTCTGTAGCTCTAGTTGATTTAGGTACTAGAAAACGTCTTACCCCAATTCCTAAGTCATTTAACGATCAAATTCAAGAATTAGGCTACCGTTTCGGCACCGAAGTAATGAAAGAATTCGTTCCTGATAAAGAAACCAAGGCTAAATTAATTACTAAAGGTCACATGAATGTTCAAAACTATGCAGATATGAAACATGCCGAAAAAGTTGAACCTGGTAAATTCTATAATTTAGAGTTTGAATTGCAGCCTACCTTCTATCGCTTACCAGCTGGTGCCCGATTAGGTTTAATTATCTACTCAACTGATCAAGGAATGACCAAGCGTCCATTAGAAGACGAAACTTATACTATTGATTTAGATAAGACACAATTGATTTTTCATGAGATGTAA